A single genomic interval of Argopecten irradians isolate NY chromosome 8, Ai_NY, whole genome shotgun sequence harbors:
- the LOC138329614 gene encoding SCY1-like protein 2 isoform X2 yields MDMFNKIRSAVSSALPGNPLSKDFDVLNHIASGGPGLSWKIYNGIKRTSKQEAAVFVFDKKSLEKYSRRDKEIIIESLKKGVSQLTRLRHPKVLSILAPLEESREALAFATEPVFASLGNVLGFHDNLPSPLPRQLADFSLYEVEIKHGLLQLSEGISFLHNDVKLLHSNLCPENIIINRDGSWKLFGFECCIPNSNTQDQCPLFSFREWDSEMPPVAQPNLDYLAPEYALTMNCSLASDMFSIGVLIHTIFNKGKPLYECKDQLSQFKKFAAEIQKFRSSLLGNVPSELHEYVKLLLNSEPTVRPDPDQLTKIPFFEDVGCMTLQYMDSLFQRDNLQKSQFFKGLPKIISKLPKRVSLQRILPPLQKECVNPEMVPFILPNILQIAEQSTDDEYLTHILPLLKPMFKIREPPQIPLIFMQNMTLLLKKTPQSEIKNHVIPMIHLCLEAESPQLQELCLSIVPTFAELIEFSSLKNSIIPRIKKLCLSTGVLAIRTNCLLCIGKLLEYLDKWTVLDDILPLLPQIPSREPAVLMSILGIYQVTLSHTKLGITKDMMANKVLPFIIPLAMDNNLNLSQFNAYMSVVRDMLGRMEKDHRQKLEQLDQMKQEQQSIHITKVESTDNTQLVTGVEQGQQSMMDKFLSGFGMGGMMSGDKVTPKSSSPAPPPVRPSSGGGEVVKIEEEDPKAAIPISQPSKTLSLEEKQKLAKQQEQQRIYKAQKPLATSTKGSTIKSPQTSCATNSGVKDLTSSLMSSNMMGMPSSSNKTSMNTLAANNSMTSNAVRGTGSSAPAFGTNSMTANRTMAQPLIGQSSMSSSGMGQSSIGMTGSMGQSSLGMSGGMGHSSMGMAGSMGQSSMGMSGGMGQSSLGMSGGIGQSSMGMSGSISQSSMGMPSNFGMNTKPAMTGQNNANISSLDSLLPMSASQQPKLSLNQMSQSAVRPPQTSNQFGMMGNNMAAPMAGMGRGMGVGQYGGGFPQNPSGMLQPMGSQLQQPLMGQGIQPIKSQGMSNNSSSNDLSDIFG; encoded by the exons GAGGCTGCTGTGTTTGTCTTTGATAAAAAGTCTTTGGAAAAATATTCTCGACGtgataaagaaataattatagAATCTTTAAAGAAAGGGGTATCCCAGCTGACTCGACTACGTCATCCGAAAGTGCTGTCCATCTTAGCTCCTCTTGAAGAATCCAG GGAGGCACTAGCGTTTGCAACAGAACCAGTGTTTGCCTCCTTAGGTAATGTTCTTGGTTTCCATGACAACCTACCCAGCCCATTACCCAGACAGTTGGCAGATTTTAGTCTGTACGAGGTGGAAATAAAGCATGGACTCCTCCAG TTGTCGGAGGGGATCAGTTTCCTACATAATGATGTTAAACTGCTCCACAGTAATCTGTGTCCAGAGAACATCATCATTAACAGAGATGGCTCCTGGAAACTGTTTGGGTTCGAGTGTTGTATCCCGAACTCCAACACACAGGACCAATGT CCACTGTTTTCTTTCCGAGAATGGGATTCTGAAATGCCGCCTGTGGCCCAGCCCAATCTGGACTATCTAGCCCCAGAGTATGCTCTTACAATGAACTGTAGTTTGGCTAGTGACATGTTCTCTATTGGAGTTCtaatacacacaatatttaacAAAGGGAAGCCACTCTATGAGTGTAAAGATCAACTATCACAGTTCAAGAAGTTTGCTGCAGAG ATACAGAAGTTTAGATCCTCCTTACTAGGAAATGTACCGAGTGAGTTACACGAGTATGTCAAGTTGTTACTGAACTCAGAGCCAACAGTGCGACCTGATCCAGACCAACTGACTAAA ATCCCGTTTTTTGAAGATGTGGGTTGTATGACACTGCAGTACATGGATTCCCTATTCCAGAGAGACAATCTACAAAAATCTCAATTTTTTAAAGGCCTTCCAAAGATTATTTCGAAACTCCCAAAG AGAGTGAGTTTACAGCGAATCCTGCCTCCCCTTCAGAAGGAATGTGTTAATCCGGAGATGGTACCATTTATCCTGCCAAACATTCTACAGATCGCAGAACAGAGCACAGACGATGAATACCTCACCCATATTCTACCTTTACTTAAACCGATGTTTAAGATTCGTGAGCCACCACAG ATTCCTTTGatcttcatgcaaaacatgacTTTGCTATTGAAGAAGACGCCCCAGAGTGAAATTAAAAACCATGTGATACCAATGATTCACCTGTGTTTGGAGGCCGAGAGTCCACAGCTACAG GAGTTGTGCCTGTCCATTGTCCCAACCTTCGCTGAGTTGATTGAATTCAGCTCTCTAAAAAATTCAATCATTCCAAGAATAAAGAAGTTGTGTCTTTCTACAGGCGTATTAGCA ATAAGAACAAATTGCCTGCTGTGTATTGGTAAGCTGTTAGAATACTTAGACAAGTGGACGGTACTGGACGACATTCTGCCCCTCCTACCACAGATCCCGTCCAGAGAGCCGGCCGTACTGATGAGTATACTGGGTATATACCAGGTCACGCTGTCTCATACTAAACTAGGAATTACAAAAGACATGATGGCCAACAAGGTTCTACCATTCATCATCCCACTGGCTATGGACAACAACCTCAActtatcacag TTTAATGCCTATATGTCGGTGGTAAGAGACATGCTCGGGCGTATGGAGAAAGATCATCGTCAGAAATTAGAGCAGCTGGACCAGATGAAGCAGGAACAACA GAGTATTCACATAACAAAGGTTGAATCAACAGACAACACACAATTAGTCACAGGTGTGGAGCAGGGACAACAGTCAATG ATGGACAAGTTTTTAAGTGGATTTGGTATGGGTGGTATGATGAGTGGTGATAAGGTCACACCTAAGTCTAGTAGTCCCGCCCCGCCCCCGGTACGACCGAGCAGTGGGGGTGGGGAAGTGGTGAAGATAGAGGAGGAGGACCCTAAGGCAGCGATCCCCATCAGTCAGCCGTCCAAG ACATTATCGTTGGAGGAGAAGCAGAAACTGGCAAAACAGCAGGAGCAACAAAGGATTTACAAAGCTCAGAAGCCTCTAGCTACTTCAACCAAAGGTTCTACCATCAAGTCACCACAAACTTCTTGTGCGACAAACTCAGGGGTCAAAGACCTTACTTCATCTCTAATGAGTTCTAATATGATGGGAATGCCAAGTTCATCTAACAAAACATCCATGAATACATTGGCAGCAAACAATTCTATGACGTCGAATGCAGTGAGAGGAACTGGTTCATCAGCTCCAGCGTTTGGAACAAATTCTATGACAGCTAATAGAACTATGGCGCAACCTTTAATAGGTCAAAGTTCAATGAGTTCAAGTGGCATGGGTCAGAGTTCAATAGGTATGACAGGCAGTATGGGACAAAGTTCATTAGGTATGTCTGGGGGTATGGGTCATAGTTCAATGGGCATGGCAGGAAGTATGGGTCAAAGTTCAATGGGTATGTCTGGGGGTATGGGTCAAAGTTCATTAGGTATGTCTGGGGGTATTGGTCAGAGTTCAATGGGTATGTCAGGCAGTATTAGTCAAAGTTCAATGGGTATGCCAAGTAATTTTGGAATGAATACGAAACCAGCAATGACTGGTcaaaacaatgcaaatatatCTTCACTAGATAGTCTTTTACCCATGTCAGCAAGTCAACAACCAAAACTGTCCCTAAACCAAATGTCCCAGTCAGCTGTCAGACCCCCCCAGACTTCAAATCAATTTGGAATGATGGGAAACAACATGGCCGCCCCGATGGCTGGTATGGGGCGGGGAATGGGTGTTGGACAATATGGTGGAGGTTTCCCCCAGAATCCCTCTGGTATGCTCCAGCCAATGGGATCGCAGCTACAACAGCCTCTGATGGGTCAAGGAATTCAGCCAATCAAATCACAAGGAATGTCAAACAACTCGTCATCCAATGATCTGTCCGATATATTTGGTTAA
- the LOC138329614 gene encoding SCY1-like protein 2 isoform X1: MDMFNKIRSAVSSALPGNPLSKDFDVLNHIASGGPGLSWKIYNGIKRTSKQEAAVFVFDKKSLEKYSRRDKEIIIESLKKGVSQLTRLRHPKVLSILAPLEESREALAFATEPVFASLGNVLGFHDNLPSPLPRQLADFSLYEVEIKHGLLQLSEGISFLHNDVKLLHSNLCPENIIINRDGSWKLFGFECCIPNSNTQDQCDPLRPKKPLFSFREWDSEMPPVAQPNLDYLAPEYALTMNCSLASDMFSIGVLIHTIFNKGKPLYECKDQLSQFKKFAAEIQKFRSSLLGNVPSELHEYVKLLLNSEPTVRPDPDQLTKIPFFEDVGCMTLQYMDSLFQRDNLQKSQFFKGLPKIISKLPKRVSLQRILPPLQKECVNPEMVPFILPNILQIAEQSTDDEYLTHILPLLKPMFKIREPPQIPLIFMQNMTLLLKKTPQSEIKNHVIPMIHLCLEAESPQLQELCLSIVPTFAELIEFSSLKNSIIPRIKKLCLSTGVLAIRTNCLLCIGKLLEYLDKWTVLDDILPLLPQIPSREPAVLMSILGIYQVTLSHTKLGITKDMMANKVLPFIIPLAMDNNLNLSQFNAYMSVVRDMLGRMEKDHRQKLEQLDQMKQEQQSIHITKVESTDNTQLVTGVEQGQQSMMDKFLSGFGMGGMMSGDKVTPKSSSPAPPPVRPSSGGGEVVKIEEEDPKAAIPISQPSKTLSLEEKQKLAKQQEQQRIYKAQKPLATSTKGSTIKSPQTSCATNSGVKDLTSSLMSSNMMGMPSSSNKTSMNTLAANNSMTSNAVRGTGSSAPAFGTNSMTANRTMAQPLIGQSSMSSSGMGQSSIGMTGSMGQSSLGMSGGMGHSSMGMAGSMGQSSMGMSGGMGQSSLGMSGGIGQSSMGMSGSISQSSMGMPSNFGMNTKPAMTGQNNANISSLDSLLPMSASQQPKLSLNQMSQSAVRPPQTSNQFGMMGNNMAAPMAGMGRGMGVGQYGGGFPQNPSGMLQPMGSQLQQPLMGQGIQPIKSQGMSNNSSSNDLSDIFG, encoded by the exons GAGGCTGCTGTGTTTGTCTTTGATAAAAAGTCTTTGGAAAAATATTCTCGACGtgataaagaaataattatagAATCTTTAAAGAAAGGGGTATCCCAGCTGACTCGACTACGTCATCCGAAAGTGCTGTCCATCTTAGCTCCTCTTGAAGAATCCAG GGAGGCACTAGCGTTTGCAACAGAACCAGTGTTTGCCTCCTTAGGTAATGTTCTTGGTTTCCATGACAACCTACCCAGCCCATTACCCAGACAGTTGGCAGATTTTAGTCTGTACGAGGTGGAAATAAAGCATGGACTCCTCCAG TTGTCGGAGGGGATCAGTTTCCTACATAATGATGTTAAACTGCTCCACAGTAATCTGTGTCCAGAGAACATCATCATTAACAGAGATGGCTCCTGGAAACTGTTTGGGTTCGAGTGTTGTATCCCGAACTCCAACACACAGGACCAATGT GATCCTCTAAGACCAAAAAAG CCACTGTTTTCTTTCCGAGAATGGGATTCTGAAATGCCGCCTGTGGCCCAGCCCAATCTGGACTATCTAGCCCCAGAGTATGCTCTTACAATGAACTGTAGTTTGGCTAGTGACATGTTCTCTATTGGAGTTCtaatacacacaatatttaacAAAGGGAAGCCACTCTATGAGTGTAAAGATCAACTATCACAGTTCAAGAAGTTTGCTGCAGAG ATACAGAAGTTTAGATCCTCCTTACTAGGAAATGTACCGAGTGAGTTACACGAGTATGTCAAGTTGTTACTGAACTCAGAGCCAACAGTGCGACCTGATCCAGACCAACTGACTAAA ATCCCGTTTTTTGAAGATGTGGGTTGTATGACACTGCAGTACATGGATTCCCTATTCCAGAGAGACAATCTACAAAAATCTCAATTTTTTAAAGGCCTTCCAAAGATTATTTCGAAACTCCCAAAG AGAGTGAGTTTACAGCGAATCCTGCCTCCCCTTCAGAAGGAATGTGTTAATCCGGAGATGGTACCATTTATCCTGCCAAACATTCTACAGATCGCAGAACAGAGCACAGACGATGAATACCTCACCCATATTCTACCTTTACTTAAACCGATGTTTAAGATTCGTGAGCCACCACAG ATTCCTTTGatcttcatgcaaaacatgacTTTGCTATTGAAGAAGACGCCCCAGAGTGAAATTAAAAACCATGTGATACCAATGATTCACCTGTGTTTGGAGGCCGAGAGTCCACAGCTACAG GAGTTGTGCCTGTCCATTGTCCCAACCTTCGCTGAGTTGATTGAATTCAGCTCTCTAAAAAATTCAATCATTCCAAGAATAAAGAAGTTGTGTCTTTCTACAGGCGTATTAGCA ATAAGAACAAATTGCCTGCTGTGTATTGGTAAGCTGTTAGAATACTTAGACAAGTGGACGGTACTGGACGACATTCTGCCCCTCCTACCACAGATCCCGTCCAGAGAGCCGGCCGTACTGATGAGTATACTGGGTATATACCAGGTCACGCTGTCTCATACTAAACTAGGAATTACAAAAGACATGATGGCCAACAAGGTTCTACCATTCATCATCCCACTGGCTATGGACAACAACCTCAActtatcacag TTTAATGCCTATATGTCGGTGGTAAGAGACATGCTCGGGCGTATGGAGAAAGATCATCGTCAGAAATTAGAGCAGCTGGACCAGATGAAGCAGGAACAACA GAGTATTCACATAACAAAGGTTGAATCAACAGACAACACACAATTAGTCACAGGTGTGGAGCAGGGACAACAGTCAATG ATGGACAAGTTTTTAAGTGGATTTGGTATGGGTGGTATGATGAGTGGTGATAAGGTCACACCTAAGTCTAGTAGTCCCGCCCCGCCCCCGGTACGACCGAGCAGTGGGGGTGGGGAAGTGGTGAAGATAGAGGAGGAGGACCCTAAGGCAGCGATCCCCATCAGTCAGCCGTCCAAG ACATTATCGTTGGAGGAGAAGCAGAAACTGGCAAAACAGCAGGAGCAACAAAGGATTTACAAAGCTCAGAAGCCTCTAGCTACTTCAACCAAAGGTTCTACCATCAAGTCACCACAAACTTCTTGTGCGACAAACTCAGGGGTCAAAGACCTTACTTCATCTCTAATGAGTTCTAATATGATGGGAATGCCAAGTTCATCTAACAAAACATCCATGAATACATTGGCAGCAAACAATTCTATGACGTCGAATGCAGTGAGAGGAACTGGTTCATCAGCTCCAGCGTTTGGAACAAATTCTATGACAGCTAATAGAACTATGGCGCAACCTTTAATAGGTCAAAGTTCAATGAGTTCAAGTGGCATGGGTCAGAGTTCAATAGGTATGACAGGCAGTATGGGACAAAGTTCATTAGGTATGTCTGGGGGTATGGGTCATAGTTCAATGGGCATGGCAGGAAGTATGGGTCAAAGTTCAATGGGTATGTCTGGGGGTATGGGTCAAAGTTCATTAGGTATGTCTGGGGGTATTGGTCAGAGTTCAATGGGTATGTCAGGCAGTATTAGTCAAAGTTCAATGGGTATGCCAAGTAATTTTGGAATGAATACGAAACCAGCAATGACTGGTcaaaacaatgcaaatatatCTTCACTAGATAGTCTTTTACCCATGTCAGCAAGTCAACAACCAAAACTGTCCCTAAACCAAATGTCCCAGTCAGCTGTCAGACCCCCCCAGACTTCAAATCAATTTGGAATGATGGGAAACAACATGGCCGCCCCGATGGCTGGTATGGGGCGGGGAATGGGTGTTGGACAATATGGTGGAGGTTTCCCCCAGAATCCCTCTGGTATGCTCCAGCCAATGGGATCGCAGCTACAACAGCCTCTGATGGGTCAAGGAATTCAGCCAATCAAATCACAAGGAATGTCAAACAACTCGTCATCCAATGATCTGTCCGATATATTTGGTTAA